A portion of the Micavibrio sp. TMED2 genome contains these proteins:
- a CDS encoding fibronectin-binding protein (FBP): MQWNHSHIVHIGGETETPTDPASETSSWRRRIEPWLSAVFQAEHLSLLLGNGFTTGIANHAGGMPTSMAGSGFGGCPKEDKVAARAKKLAEAMGRGSANIEDQLSAALALLAGLQILEHTDVAAWETAIDNVLGGFIKDVLATEKSISDGIDNEHAGGGPLAREILVSFLMSFASRAASRERLHIFTTNYDRLIERGCDYAGLRIIDRFTGALEPEFRSSRLHVDMHYTPPGIRGEPRHLEGVIHLTKLHGSLDWRYDKPRLYRTGLPFGADAGHPAVPASPRSSVMIYPNAVKDVETAAYPYADLFRDFSSSICQPNNVLVTYGYGFGDDHINRVIADMLTIPSTHLVILAWGEKPHERIASFVSRVGRPQQLTLLVGKHFGDIRTLVEHYLPKPAIDPLTIRMSELVERRGKVTAKEPSEDGSGS; encoded by the coding sequence AACTGAAACCCCGACTGACCCCGCCAGTGAAACCAGTTCATGGCGTAGGCGGATCGAGCCTTGGCTGTCCGCGGTGTTTCAGGCCGAGCATCTTTCCCTTCTGCTCGGAAACGGATTCACGACGGGAATAGCCAACCATGCCGGCGGAATGCCGACAAGCATGGCCGGTTCAGGTTTCGGCGGATGCCCGAAGGAAGACAAGGTAGCCGCTCGCGCTAAGAAGCTGGCGGAAGCTATGGGCAGGGGCAGCGCCAACATCGAGGACCAGCTTTCGGCGGCGCTCGCCCTCCTTGCCGGTTTGCAGATTCTCGAACACACCGATGTCGCTGCTTGGGAGACGGCGATCGATAACGTGCTCGGCGGATTTATCAAGGATGTTCTCGCCACGGAAAAAAGCATCAGCGACGGTATCGATAACGAACACGCCGGCGGTGGCCCGCTTGCCAGGGAAATCCTCGTTTCGTTTCTGATGAGTTTTGCCAGCAGGGCCGCTTCGAGGGAGCGGCTGCACATCTTCACGACCAACTACGATCGCCTTATTGAGCGCGGCTGCGATTATGCCGGGCTTCGCATCATCGACCGATTCACCGGCGCGCTTGAGCCGGAATTCAGGTCATCGCGCCTGCATGTCGATATGCACTACACGCCGCCGGGAATACGGGGCGAGCCGCGCCACCTAGAGGGCGTGATACATCTTACAAAGCTTCACGGCTCGCTCGACTGGCGATATGACAAGCCGCGCTTGTACCGCACCGGCCTGCCGTTCGGGGCCGATGCAGGGCACCCGGCTGTCCCCGCAAGCCCGCGCAGTTCTGTGATGATCTACCCCAATGCGGTCAAGGACGTTGAAACTGCGGCCTATCCCTATGCCGACTTGTTCCGCGATTTCTCGTCCTCGATCTGCCAGCCCAACAACGTGCTCGTCACCTACGGTTACGGTTTTGGCGATGACCATATCAACAGGGTCATCGCGGACATGCTCACCATTCCGTCCACGCACCTTGTGATATTGGCCTGGGGCGAGAAACCTCACGAGCGAATTGCATCCTTTGTTTCCCGTGTTGGCAGACCGCAGCAGCTTACGCTGCTGGTTGGGAAGCACTTCGGCGATATTCGGACGCTGGTTGAGCACTATCTGCCCAAACCGGCCATTGATCCGCTCACGATCCGTATGAGCGAACTTGTGGAGCGGCGCGGCAAGGTCACGGCTAAAGAGCCGAGTGAAGACGGTAGTGGGTCATGA